The following coding sequences lie in one uncultured Mailhella sp. genomic window:
- the rpoB gene encoding DNA-directed RNA polymerase subunit beta, which produces MGQLTKQFGKIKVSIPIPHLLNLQVDSYSAFLQEGRKESERDPHVGLEGVFRSVFPIEDFNRTASLEYLGYEISEPKYDQAECISKGLTYEAPVRIKVRLDIYDVDEATGARTYRDGKEQDIYFGTLPLMTEKGTFIVNGTERVIVNQLQRSPGIIFEHDGGKTHTSRKVLYSCRVIPMRGSWLDFDFDHKDILYVRIDRRRKMPATILFKAMGMSKNQILDTFYKKEEYRLDGSRLFMRADADLYANDKDRLAYNDILDAEGNVVVKAGKKLNKRDWRKIAGAGIEFIEVAPDSLQGLFLGEDVVNAATGEIMAEAADEVTPSLLDQLQEAGVTTLSILHTKGADTSSSIRDTLMLDKTTSTEKAQEEIYRRLRPSSPPTPEIAASYFDNLFRNPDYYDLSAVGRYKLNLRLGLTTDKDVLTLTDEDIITAIKVLVTMKDTNGAPDDIDHLGNRRVRLVGELVENQYRIGLVRMERAIKERMSIQEVASLMPHDLINPKPVAAVLKEFFGTSQLSQFMDQTNSLSEVTHKRRLSALGPGGLTRERAGFEVRDVHTSHYGRICPIETPEGPNIGLIVSLTTYAKVNEYGFIETPYRVIRNGCRTDEIVHLDASCEKDQIIAQANAPVDENGRFIEENMTVRSTGGDVLMASRDEVTLQDISPSQMVSISAALIPFLEHDDANRALMGSNMQRQAVPLLRSERPLVGTGMEYDVARDSGACLLAEGDGVVRYADAERVIVAYDNLYLEDRGGVRSYDLLKYHKSNQNSCFGQKPTCYPGQRVKKNDVLADGPGIENGELALGKNLVVAFMPWCGYNYEDAVLISERAVKDDIYTSIHIEEFEVAARDTKLGPEEITRDIPNVGDDMLHNLDASGVIRIGASVKPDDILVGKITPKGETQLTPEEKLLRAIFGDKARDVKNTSLKVPPGIEGTVIDVKVFNRRSGEKDDRTREIEAYEIAKLDRKEADHVRALTERTRERMRPLMEGQVLAVDIAGKRKGEVLAAAGSELTWDVMLELPIKRLADILRNKDVNDQIVHMLEAYDRQLEVVKKLYDSKREKATEGDDLPPGVIKMVKVHIAIKRKLSVGDKMAGRHGNKGVVSMILPEEDMPFFKDGRPVDVVLNPLGVPSRMNIGQIMETHLGWAAKELGRQLAEMVDNGVAMDELRREVKDIFAADLPAARADGMSIDELVDSMSDEELRKAVLGLRKGIITKTPVFDGAQEEQIWSWLERAGLPNDGKTVLYDGRTGEPFANRVTTGVMYYLKLHHLVDEKIHARSTGPYSLVTQQPLGGKAQFGGQRLGEMEVWALEGYGASYLLQEFLTVKSDDVAGRVKMYEKIVKGDNFLEAGLPESFNVLVKELMSLGLNVNLEQEEPKKPAKPRFFVNTPVIEE; this is translated from the coding sequence ATGGGTCAGCTTACGAAGCAATTCGGCAAAATCAAAGTGTCCATTCCCATTCCGCACCTTTTGAATCTTCAGGTGGACTCTTACAGCGCCTTCCTTCAGGAAGGCCGCAAGGAATCGGAACGCGATCCCCATGTCGGACTCGAAGGAGTCTTCCGGTCGGTGTTCCCCATCGAAGATTTTAATCGCACCGCCAGCCTGGAATATCTGGGCTATGAGATAAGCGAGCCAAAGTACGACCAGGCCGAGTGCATCTCCAAGGGTCTGACCTACGAAGCTCCCGTGCGCATCAAGGTACGTCTCGATATCTACGACGTCGATGAAGCCACAGGCGCCCGCACCTACCGCGACGGCAAGGAGCAGGACATCTATTTCGGCACGCTTCCGCTGATGACCGAAAAGGGCACCTTCATCGTCAACGGCACGGAACGCGTCATCGTCAATCAGCTGCAGCGTTCTCCCGGCATCATCTTCGAGCACGACGGCGGCAAGACGCACACTTCCCGCAAAGTGCTCTATTCCTGCCGCGTGATTCCCATGCGCGGTTCGTGGCTCGACTTCGACTTCGACCACAAGGACATCCTCTACGTGCGCATCGACCGTCGCCGCAAGATGCCCGCCACCATCCTGTTCAAGGCCATGGGCATGTCCAAGAATCAGATTCTCGACACCTTCTACAAGAAGGAAGAGTATCGTCTGGACGGCTCCCGTCTGTTCATGCGCGCCGACGCCGATCTGTACGCCAACGACAAGGATCGTCTCGCCTACAACGACATCCTCGACGCCGAAGGCAACGTGGTGGTCAAGGCCGGCAAGAAGCTGAACAAGCGCGACTGGAGAAAGATTGCCGGAGCCGGCATCGAATTCATCGAAGTGGCTCCCGATTCGCTCCAGGGCCTGTTCCTCGGCGAAGACGTGGTCAACGCCGCCACCGGCGAAATCATGGCCGAAGCCGCCGACGAAGTGACGCCTTCCCTGCTCGATCAGCTTCAGGAAGCGGGCGTAACCACGCTCAGCATTCTGCACACCAAGGGCGCCGACACCTCCTCCTCCATCCGCGACACCCTCATGCTCGACAAGACCACGAGCACCGAGAAGGCGCAGGAGGAAATCTACCGTCGTCTGCGTCCGAGCTCTCCGCCCACGCCCGAAATTGCGGCCAGCTACTTCGACAATCTGTTCCGCAATCCCGACTACTACGATCTGTCCGCCGTGGGCCGCTACAAGCTCAATCTGCGCCTCGGTCTCACCACCGACAAGGACGTGCTCACCCTCACCGACGAGGACATCATCACGGCCATCAAGGTGCTCGTGACCATGAAGGACACCAACGGCGCGCCCGACGACATCGACCATCTGGGCAACCGCCGCGTGCGTCTGGTGGGCGAACTGGTGGAAAACCAGTACCGCATCGGCCTCGTGCGCATGGAGCGCGCCATCAAGGAACGCATGAGCATTCAGGAAGTGGCCTCGCTCATGCCTCACGATCTCATCAATCCCAAGCCCGTGGCGGCCGTGCTCAAGGAATTCTTCGGCACCTCCCAGCTGTCGCAGTTCATGGATCAGACCAACTCCCTCTCGGAAGTCACGCACAAGCGTCGTCTTTCCGCTCTGGGCCCCGGCGGTCTTACCCGTGAGCGCGCGGGCTTTGAAGTGCGAGACGTTCACACCTCCCACTACGGCCGCATCTGCCCCATTGAAACGCCTGAAGGCCCGAACATCGGCCTCATCGTTTCTCTGACCACCTACGCCAAGGTGAACGAATACGGCTTCATTGAAACGCCCTACCGCGTGATCCGCAACGGCTGCCGCACCGATGAAATCGTGCATCTCGACGCTTCCTGCGAAAAGGATCAGATCATCGCCCAGGCCAACGCTCCCGTGGACGAAAACGGCCGTTTCATCGAAGAGAACATGACCGTCCGCTCCACCGGCGGCGACGTGCTCATGGCCAGCCGCGACGAAGTCACCCTGCAGGACATTTCGCCGAGCCAGATGGTGTCCATTTCCGCCGCGCTCATTCCCTTCCTTGAACACGACGACGCCAACCGAGCCCTCATGGGCTCGAACATGCAGCGTCAGGCCGTTCCGCTTCTGCGTTCCGAACGTCCTCTCGTGGGCACCGGCATGGAATACGACGTGGCCCGCGACTCCGGCGCCTGCCTGCTCGCCGAAGGCGACGGCGTGGTTCGCTACGCCGACGCCGAACGCGTCATCGTGGCCTACGACAACCTTTATCTTGAAGACCGCGGCGGCGTGCGCAGCTACGATCTTCTGAAGTACCACAAGTCGAACCAGAACTCCTGCTTCGGCCAGAAGCCCACCTGCTACCCCGGTCAGCGCGTGAAGAAGAACGACGTGCTCGCCGACGGTCCCGGCATCGAGAACGGCGAACTGGCCCTCGGCAAGAACCTGGTGGTGGCCTTCATGCCCTGGTGCGGCTACAACTACGAAGACGCCGTGCTCATCTCCGAGCGCGCGGTGAAGGACGACATCTATACCTCCATCCACATCGAGGAATTCGAGGTTGCCGCCCGCGACACCAAGCTCGGACCGGAAGAAATCACCCGCGACATTCCCAACGTGGGCGACGACATGCTGCACAACCTCGACGCGAGCGGCGTGATCCGCATCGGCGCGTCCGTGAAGCCCGACGACATCCTCGTGGGCAAGATCACGCCCAAGGGCGAAACGCAGCTCACTCCTGAAGAGAAGCTGCTGCGCGCCATCTTCGGCGACAAGGCCCGCGACGTGAAGAACACCTCCCTCAAGGTTCCCCCGGGAATCGAAGGCACCGTCATCGACGTGAAGGTGTTCAACCGCCGTTCCGGCGAAAAGGACGACCGCACCCGCGAAATCGAAGCCTACGAAATCGCCAAGCTCGACCGCAAGGAAGCCGATCACGTGCGCGCCCTCACCGAGCGCACCCGCGAACGCATGCGTCCTCTCATGGAAGGTCAGGTGCTCGCCGTGGACATCGCCGGCAAGCGCAAGGGCGAAGTGCTGGCCGCGGCCGGCAGCGAACTCACCTGGGACGTCATGCTGGAGCTGCCCATCAAGCGTCTGGCCGACATCCTGCGCAACAAGGACGTCAACGATCAGATCGTCCACATGCTGGAAGCCTACGACCGCCAGCTCGAAGTGGTGAAGAAGCTCTACGACTCCAAGCGCGAAAAGGCCACCGAAGGCGACGATCTGCCTCCGGGCGTCATCAAGATGGTCAAGGTCCACATCGCCATCAAGCGTAAGCTTTCCGTGGGCGACAAGATGGCCGGCCGTCACGGCAACAAGGGTGTGGTCTCCATGATCCTGCCCGAAGAAGACATGCCCTTCTTCAAGGACGGCCGTCCCGTGGACGTCGTGCTGAACCCCCTGGGCGTGCCTTCCCGAATGAACATCGGTCAGATCATGGAAACGCATCTGGGCTGGGCCGCCAAGGAACTCGGCCGTCAGCTCGCCGAAATGGTGGACAACGGCGTGGCCATGGATGAGCTGCGCCGCGAGGTGAAGGACATCTTCGCCGCCGATCTGCCCGCCGCCCGCGCCGACGGCATGAGCATCGACGAACTGGTGGACAGCATGAGCGACGAGGAACTCAGGAAGGCCGTGCTCGGCCTGCGCAAGGGCATCATCACCAAGACCCCCGTGTTCGACGGCGCGCAGGAAGAGCAGATCTGGTCGTGGCTGGAAAGAGCCGGTCTGCCCAACGACGGCAAGACCGTGCTGTACGACGGCCGCACCGGCGAACCCTTCGCCAACCGCGTGACCACGGGTGTGATGTACTACCTGAAACTGCATCACCTCGTCGACGAAAAGATTCACGCCCGTTCCACCGGCCCCTACAGCCTGGTGACGCAGCAGCCTCTCGGCGGTAAGGCCCAGTTCGGCGGCCAGCGTCTCGGTGAAATGGAAGTGTGGGCTCTGGAAGGCTACGGCGCGTCGTACCTCCTGCAGGAATTCCTGACGGTCAAGTCCGACGACGTGGCCGGCCGCGTGAAGATGTATGAAAAGATCGTCAAGGGAGACAACTTCCTTGAAGCCGGTCTGCCCGAATCCTTCAACGTTCTGGTCAAGGAACTCATGTCCCTCGGCCTCAATGTGAATCTTGAACAGGAAGAACCCAAGAAGCCGGCCAAGCCCCGCTTCTTCGTGAACACCCCTGTCATTGAAGAATAA
- the rplL gene encoding 50S ribosomal protein L7/L12 has product MADITKEQVVEFISNMTVLELAEFIKELEEKFGVSAAAPAVAVAAAPAAAAPAEEEKTEFDVILKEVGANKIGVIKVVRALTGLGLKEAKEKVDGAPSTLKEAVSKEDAEAAKKELTEAGATVEIK; this is encoded by the coding sequence ATGGCCGATATCACCAAGGAACAGGTTGTTGAGTTCATCTCCAACATGACCGTGCTCGAACTGGCTGAATTCATCAAGGAACTCGAAGAAAAGTTCGGCGTTTCCGCCGCCGCTCCCGCCGTTGCCGTGGCCGCCGCTCCCGCTGCCGCTGCTCCTGCTGAAGAAGAAAAGACCGAATTCGACGTTATCCTGAAGGAAGTCGGCGCCAACAAGATCGGCGTCATCAAGGTCGTGCGCGCTCTGACCGGCCTCGGCCTCAAGGAAGCCAAGGAAAAGGTTGACGGCGCTCCTTCCACCCTGAAGGAAGCTGTCTCCAAGGAAGACGCCGAAGCCGCCAAGAAGGAACTCACCGAAGCCGGCGCCACCGTCGAAATCAAGTAA